A single region of the Amphiura filiformis chromosome 7, Afil_fr2py, whole genome shotgun sequence genome encodes:
- the LOC140157796 gene encoding melanopsin-like produces the protein MDLAGNLHTLQVVVVIIIGILILISNMATIVAFLKVRGLRQKPSNLLILNLSCADFGVGLIQFYEIPLAANKPRPYDKFGCQLVVFLANMFVSAGMLTTVSISIDRFLLLSREYPKYLRIQSRKRIMCIIGGIWLYGILLGTIEVLLWDMLTPTALHDYFDYSQDCRSPPKHNLVFALVFFITAIFGPLLTIESFSLAFVVRLIQKLRQPMVHPSSNANTSSQNENPSQNPNRSAAGPSSSSNVPMAHRPEADANKRYKKAAILLGAIVLTVNICTLPYVLYIIITNVFCPQCNKAYYRDILRYWLYLNSCINPFLYAATVVKIRRYYKRTLCNSR, from the coding sequence ATGGATCTAGCTGGTAACCTACACACTCTGCAAGTAGTTGTTGTCATCATTATTGGCATCTTGATTCTCATTAGTAACATGGCCACAATAGTAGCTTTTCTTAAAGTAAGGGGTCTGCGACAGAAACCCAGCAATCTATTGATTTTGAACCTCTCGTGTGCTGACTTCGGAGTAGGACTGATTCAATTTTATGAGATCCCTCTAGCTGCCAATAAACCACGGCCATATGACAAATTCGGATGTCAACTGGTAGTATTTCTGGCTAATATGTTTGTCAGTGCCGGGATGTTAACTACTGTATCAATAAGCATAGATCGATTTCTTCTTCTGTCCCGAGAGTATCCCAAGTATCTGAGGATCCAGTCCAGAAAGCGAATAATGTGTATCATCGGTGGGATTTGGCTCTATGGGATTTTACTGGGAACCATCGAAGTACTACTCTGGGATATGCTGACACCAACTGCTTTACACGATTACTTTGACTACAGCCAAGATTGCCGCTCACCACCAAAGCATAACTTGGTGTTTGCTCTTGTGTTTTTCATAACTGCTATATTTGGTCCTCTCCTTACGATTGAATCATTCAGTCTTGCATTTGTTGTTCGACTGATACAAAAATTGCGTCAACCAATGGTTCATCCTAGCAGCAACGCAAATacgtcatctcaaaatgagaatCCAAGTCAAAATCCAAATAGGTCTGCTGCAGGACCAAGTAGTAGTTCAAATGTACCAATGGCTCATAGACCTGAAGCTGACGCCAACAAGCGCTACAAGAAGGCAGCTATTCTACTTGGTGCTATCGTATTGACTGTCAACATCTGCACGCTGCCATACGTATTATACATTATTATCACCAACGTATTCTGTCCACAGTGTAATAAAGCATACTATCGCGACATTCTGAGGTATTGGCTATACCTCAACTCCTGCATTAATCCATTCCTATATGCAGCTACCGTGGTCAAGATACGTCGTTATTACAAACGTACCCTGTGCAACTCGCGGTGA